The Apus apus isolate bApuApu2 chromosome 1, bApuApu2.pri.cur, whole genome shotgun sequence nucleotide sequence AGGAGGAGATTTATACTTATTGGAAAACTCTGATTTTGAAATCTCTGGAACATCCTGGTACTTTTCTCATAAGAGCAGTGGAAGTAATGAGAGTTTGGAGATAGTTTCTGGTACCCTTGGGAAATGCCTGTGAGACAATGGCATTGATGTTCCTGAAGTTCCAGgaaattgctgtatttttagcaTCCATCACTTCATCTCCATCAGCTGAGAAGAGAAGGTATTCATTCCAACAGAAGGGGTGTGCTGCCCTGCAGTGATACCAGCTGAAGATGAGGcttgtttcttctgtgcagGAGAAATGTCATCTTTGCCTTGGGTGATGATGTCAGCATGGTACAAGGAGTCTGAGCTTCCTTTTATCTTATTATAGCAAGAGGCTTTGACTGTGCTATGCGTGGTCAGTTTTGCCTGTGCTCTATGAAATATCCCTCTAAAGGATACAGGTACAATGCTTCAGctctttgttgctttctttcagaTGAGAGAGTCTCTGTCTTGGCTTACTGCTAGTTATGGTAGTACTGCTAGTTATGGCGAGGTatgtatgaagaaaaaaactctTCATCACACTCTCCACTGAAGAGCTGGCCCTTGCAAATTTTTTTGCCTGTAACAGAAATTTCTCTGTCACAAAGAGACCCTTGTAGTGGAATAAAGTTGAGGGTTTTCCTTGCTAAGCACCACAATATCTGATGGCAGAGGTAGCACTCCAGGTGGTatctcatgagagtggagttgagggggagaatcacctcccttggctTTCTGGCCACACTTATTTTTATGTAGTCAGGGAGTGggtggctctctgggctgcaaacacatGTTGCCAGCTCATCATCAATTTAACATCCACCAGTatctccaagtccttctcctcagggctgctctccatcacTTCATCTCCCAGCCTGTACTGATGGCAAGGACTGCTCCAATctaggtgcaggaccttgcactgggccttgttgaacttcatgagattcaCATGATCTTCTCAAGCCCATCAGGGTCactctgggtggcatcccttccctcaagCAAATCAgccacaccactcagcttgatgtcatctgcaaacttgcccAGGGTGCACTCGGTCCCACTGTTttgtcattgatgaagatattaaaaagtaTTGGTACCAGCAACAATTCTTGTGGCTCTTATTGAATGCTAAGATACATGAAAGCATCATACTATTACCTACTTGTTCATTCCATGTTGAAGTGGATGAAAATTAAAGGCCTTTGGCTTTATAAATAAGAttttatgcttttgaaaatcctaCCCCTTCTCTACTCCCAAGTGGCAAAAAAACCAAGAGTGTTTATTACTGTACAGAACTGTACGGAATATCTTATTCAGCCtaaaatttagatttaaaatgACACTGAGAGGCCTTTCTAATATCCATGTTTGCTTCTTCTGATTCAAATAGTTATTATGTCTCTGACTTTCTCAGTATGGAAATGATGGCAGTTAACTCTgctcctttgcattttttagCTATTTTTCTACTATAACACCTTTTTAAGAGATTTTCCCTACCTGCTAAGAATCTGTAAGTGCTGATGTAAAAAGCACAACATCAGCTCCACTTTCACTGGATCAAAATTTGAAGGAAGGCTGAGAAGCCCAGACGTTCAGCCTGTGGTaggagctgcttctgcagaggaGTCTGATCCATTTGCAGCAGGTCCACAGGACACCCAGACATCTGCACCCAGTAAGTCCACCACTCTGAGCCACATGCTAAAGAAACAACCCAAATCAGAAGTGCCAATGcactcagccttttcctcatcctttgttactaagattccctttgcatctaataaaggatggagattttccctaatcctccttttgctgttaatgaacttatagaaacattttgtgttatccctaacagctgtagctagtttgagctctagctgtgctttggctctcctaattttcaccctgcacaGGTTCACATCATCTTTATAcacttcatgagtgacctgtctcctcttccaaaggtcatagactctccTTTCATtcctaaggtccagccaaaTTTCCCTacttagccaggctggtctcctaccccacttactggtttttcagcacacagggactgcagctcctgtgcctttaaaacttctttcttgaagtacatccagccttcctggactcctttattcttcaaggcagcctcccaagggactttgtcaatcagtcttctgagcaggtcaaagtttgccctctggaagtctaaggtggcagttttactaactcctctccttgtttctccaaggatcaaaaaccTCAatcatctcatggtcactgtgTCCTAAATggcctccaacttttacttaccccacaagatcttccctgttcaccagaagcaggtccaggagggcaccctcCCTGGTTGGCTCATttatcagctgtgtgaggaagttatcctccacacattccaggaacttcTTGGAATGTTCCCTTTTTGCTGTGTTGgattcccagcagatgtctgggaggttaaagtcccccacaagaacaatAGTAGGTGACTAGGAGatttctcccagctgcttatagaaagcttcatccacctcactgctttggcTGGGAGATCTATAACAGACTCCCACAGTGATATCAGCTTTATTGGCCCTTAACCTAACCCAAACACTCTTGACCTCATCATGACTatacttgatttccaagctctcatagcattctctaacatacaggaccactccaccccctctccttcccttcctatCCCTCCTGAAAAGCTTGTAGCCATCGATTGTGGCACTCCAGTCGTGTGATGTATCCCACCACGTTTCTGTGATagccactatgtcatagttttcctggtGTATCATGGTTTCAAGCTCCCCGTGTTTGTTGCTCATTGGTGCATTggtatagatgcacttcagatgagctaatgatttcaacaccttttttccactgtgggctCCATTTCCTATCAGAcccttctcaggtgcttccatgatttctaaacatctatCCTTTCTCTCAAGTGAAACAACAGAGTGAGAATCCTCCCTAGTCCACCatccttcaagccctggcatgtttctcttgggcttgtccctaacaggccCAGTTATGCCCCcttcatatctagtttaaagccctgtcaataagccctgctaactccttttccccctctgggagAGGTGCATCCtacctgccaccagcaggccaggtgtctcatatagcagcccatgattGAAAAGCCCAAAGCCCTGCCTATGGCACCAGTCACACAGCCATACATTGATCTgcagactcctcctgtttatctcttcatcctttcttgcaACAGGGAcggaggcaaacactacttgtgctccaCACCCCCCTTAACTAGCCATCCCaaggccctgaagtctctcttcgTTGCCCTTGGACTCTTTGTaacaatttcatcactgccaacctgaaaaaccagcagtggATAGtagtcagagggctgcaccagatcAGAgaatttccttttaacatctctaaccCGAGttccagggaggcagcaaatttccctgtgggatgggtctggtgGACAAATGGGCCgttctgttcccctcagaagggagtcatccaccacaattactctccttttcttcttagttgaagaagtcctaaggcatgAGGGTGACTGACAAGCCCTAGATGATTCACTAGATGGGTCTACCTCTCCATCTTCACTTGCctggccctgaagttccaaagcCTCATACCTATTTTTCGAGGGCAACTGGGAGGTTGGGGGTTGCTGTGAGGGTTTTTATTTGTCTCTCCGAGGagggacctccctccattcctccctgtcCCGTGAGTTCCCTCCTGTCTGATGACAGGAcgggaggggatccatcacttgttccagaaattcttccttctgcccttgcctcagggtgtggctccaccaatctatttcgcttTCTCATTCTCTGATGCTTCTCAACCTTCCTACCTCCTCCCTCAGgtcaaccacctgcctgagcagatCATGTCCTTGCTCACCCCGCACACATGCCGTGTCACTGGCTCCCTCCGGTACcggtgccaggctcaggcactggCTGCAGTCCCAGACCTGAAAGCTGCGGGTCTGCACCAAAGCTCAGCCTGAGCTCCCGCATTCCTTCTCACTGCGGCTTCTGGTTGTGTTGTGACCATGATGGTCTGCCTAGCTCAAAGAAGCAACCGCTGTTTGCTGCTCCTCGCGTGCCCTCACGCACACCCACGCTACGTGGCTCGGGCCGCTCTCTGCcatggctgctgccctggggagtTGCCGAGAGGCCGCGTTTACATTTTGCAGAGATTCTCAGACACGGCCCTGCCACTTCAGCCTTCTGGTTCCTCACAGGATTCCTGCTCAGTCTCAGGTCTTCCCGCCATGCCCTGGCTTCACCATCTCTGGGAAGCCCGTCCCCATCCCAAAACTCTCCTCTCTCATAATAAAaagagcagctctcaccgctgccggtgctgctgccgctctccgctccGCGCTGCCGCCTGCTCGGAGAGAGAAtagattgagagcagccctgagaaggaCTCAGGGGTGTAGGAGGATggaaagctcaacatgagctggcaatgtgcgctcacagcccagaaagccagtcgtgtcctgagctgcatcaaaagaacggccagcaggtgaagggaggtgattctgcctctctgctccactctggtgagaccccacctgcagcagaGTGTTCCGTCCTGGGGactccaacacaagaaggacccggagctgctggagcaagtccagagaagggccatgaagatgatcgaagggctggagcacctctgctctgaagacaggctgagagagctggggttgttcagcctggagaagagaaggctccggggagacctcatagcaccttccagaacctgaagggactgcaggaaagctgggactttttataaggactttttataagggcattTAGTAGGAAGACAAGGGATaacagctttaaactggaagaggggagatttagattagatactaggaaTATATTTCTTACTATGAGGATGAAGAGACACTGGAatgtgttgcccagggaagttgtggatgccccctccctggaaatgttcagggccaggttggatgaggccctgaccaacttggtctagtgggaggtgtccctgcccatgcagggggttggaactagatgatctttgatgTTCCTGCCAACTCAAACCTTTCCACgattccatgactctatgatcTCTTCTACAGGTATTACACATTGCACTTTCGGTTGCCATCACAGTGGGTGTGCTCTTAAGGCACAATGGAAATGACACACCAGAGCCCAGTGCTGAGTGGCAGATGGCATTAAATTGTGCCCCTGGGATTCACAGGAAAGAGTAGTGTCAACAAGCaattccctttccctttcttcactCCCTCATTGTTTCAGCTGGAGTTTAATATTTCAtcagacaaaaccaaagcagaagcaACTGATCTACGGGCAATTTAGTGATTTTTCATAATGAGTACACTTAGAAGGCTTTGAGGCTTGGAGAATGGCATCTGCAAAGGGAAGGTGGAAGAGCTCTGATTTTTGTAGAAGAGAGTGGAGAGAACTAAGGAAAGTCTTCTCAAACAAAAGAATAGTGAAAGACAGCTCTTCACAGAAGACATGAAAAGAAGCCATCAAATTCATGTGCAAAAATGACAATTTAGAATGCTTAGAAAAGGCTTTGATGGCAAAGCTGCAAAGCCTTGGACTGAGgctgccttttattttcacagcactAATGGTAGAACGTGCCACAATACCAGTAGGGGTGCCATGGACCACAGCCCTACGGACAGGAGTCtcaagggagagagaagggagtGGAACCTGGAAGCTAAAAACCTCATCTGACATCACCAAGTGCGAGGAAGGCTCtgaggattttttcccccctctgtgCCATTCAGAATAGCATAAGCTGCCGAATAAAGCCTTATCAAGTCCTTTAGTGACAGGACGAGAAACAACAGTTTCAAGgtggaagagagtagatttagattagacataagaagaaattctttcctgtgagggtgatgagacaccggcacaggttgcccagagaggttgtggttggcccctccctggaactgctcaaggccaggttggatggggctttcagcaacctgatctggtgggaggtgtctcttTATCTCTTCTCACTCTACTTTTGCTCTAGACGGGGAAGGTCTTCTGTTCCTTGCTAGCTTGAGCTGAGTAAAATCATTCCagaaatccaagaaaaaaaaaaataaaaattaatacattgtcctggtttgagccaggatgaagccaattttctttttactgatttttttttttcatcttcagggAACTCTCCTTTAAGCAGCATACTTGgtgaaattaacagcaagttttccatcTGGTGGACTGGAATGTTTATAgctactgctgagagaccaaggacacttttcTCTGCTTGTTGAGTCTTCTGCTTCAGACACTAGAGGAGCAGAAAAATcatatctgcagccctcctgtagggaggagtggactacCCAGGTGATCTAAAATTGGCCAGATGGAAAATTCCAGACCACTGCATCATTCTTGGTATAAgttcagggatcacagaattCAAGCTCTTTTCTGTCCATGTCTGGCATCGAAGGAGGACTCAGTCTGttcatctcctttgatccccaggcccgtgcactcctgaccctcacagctctcccctcagctcctgcctgctctgccctctctccagcagctctgggaccaCCTTGGGACTCTCCGCAGCTTGGGGGcatgtatatttgtatatatttttctgctctcaCTACTATTTAACTAAAACTGACTAGTTTGgttttcaatctggaagccCCTCTCTTTTCCCTATGAGGGTGGGAGGGGCGAGGGGACAGAGAGCATCCTTCACTTGTTTAATGGTTGATGCTGAGCTAAACTGcaacataaatacaaaataacatAGGTTCAAAATGGTTTGTCCAACATTTACAAAACCTGTGACAAAACGAAGGTGGGAAGAAGATGGCCTTGGGTCCCTGACCTCCTCTCTTCATGCCATCCCTTTCCTTAGTGCCTGCCTCTGAGTCTCTtattcctcctgctgcctccataCACAGACCCTCCCCTCTCAGCTCGCTCCtcactgctcttctccagcaaaCACTTGCTGCTAGAAACTGCACATCAACACTGACTCTTCTGCTTTTGACTGAGGGACACAAATATAGCACCTAATCTGTTTCTTTATCCCTTGTCCATATGTACACAggcttatttttcctctcctgtggAAACATTTTTGTATCTGGCAGAAATGTTTGGATAGGTAAAAAGTGATAAGGATGGTTCCAAGGGATTatgagggaagggaagggacaaggaagggaaggggcaaggcagggaaaggactgggcagggaagggacaggGCAACATCTGTTGCAAATATTAAGGGAGGAAATGGGACTTGGCTTAAGGGGTcaaagcaggcaggaggaaaggtTTGATTCTGTGTATCAGTAATACAAAGTACCCTGACTTCATGGGGCCTTGATAAAAGGTAGTAAAATAGCACTGGATTCAAAGTGAGAGCCTGCTAGCACTTTGTGAAAGGGCAGGCTAGCTACCCGGGGTGGCAGGCATTTCAGTCTGTTTAAATACTCAGGTGTGAAAGACCTGCACAAGGCTTACAATTATTTCAGAAACGTAAGTTTATTAGAGGACACTGGGAAAAGcagttcttttatttattttttttttccatttatagCAGTTTATAAAAGTAAGGCTTTTCTTGCTTCACTGCTGGCTACAGCAAGTTGAATGGGCCACCCAGGTGTGACATTCAAGCTACTTTCCAGAGCACAGGGAAAGTTATTGCTTTCCTGTGCAATGCAAGGTACAGTTTTTGAAGtgtccattttttttattattcacaATCAGATTCTCTTGTTCTAAGAACATTAAGTTATTCAAACTACTCGATAGAGCTGCAATCAAATGAATTTTCTTAGCCAGCCCAAGAAGGATGCATCTCACTTGTCTTTAAATGCACCAAAACTGCGCAATCACCAGAGGATATCTTACAGAGAAATGTTCCACTTTTGTTACTTGCTATCAGAGATACCATCTGTTCTCTCAAAGCAGTTCATTTATTAACTGATTCCAGAGAGTTAATGCTTTAGTTGGCATGAAATGTCCCAAATGTCTGATCTGAGAACTATCCGGGTGCATTACAGGATAAGAGATTGACAttcaaaggcaaataaaaatcttaaaccGTGGGATCCTTCAGCTGCCACTTGGCAATAATGCATGTATGCTCTGATCAAAATGTCTTAGTCCAAACACAAagcagtgtttaattacccaTTTTCTAACTCTGGATGGCACATCCATCATTGTCCAAAGTAGCCTTTTGGGGATTCTTTCTCTAtttgaagaaaagctttctgaatATTCCTGACTTgatattagaaaaaacaaagcaaaacaaaacaacaaacaaaaaaaaccacacagacacaaaaaaacaactgtatGATTTAGCACTGACCTGACAGGTTGGTGTTTGCTATCTACTTATGCAAAGAATAAGCACTCATTTTTCTTCAACTCTACCTTAGAAAAAGTGCCTGCAATCTAAGTTTCTCCTGTTTATCAGTGTCCATCTTACCCTCCACTTCTCTAAGGGTAtttccaccaaaaaaagaatttgtaaAATATATCTGTTCATTCATCCTGAACACATCTTAACTTTTCAGACCCCATGTCAGAAGGGATGTCCTCCTACCTAGTTGCACTGGATCCAAGTCAGCAACCTAAAGGTCTATGCCTCGATCCTTTCCACGTTGCCACAAAGACAGTtagcagaggaggagggaggccTGATGTGATCAGACTGTTGCTTTAGTGTGTAAGTAccagcaaaacacacacacagccccagtGGTAAAAAGACTTGGTCACACAGATAAACAGCATCACACATGCAGAGAATTCCATCCTGCAAGCTGAACCAAAGTCAAATTGACAAAGAAAGCTCCTTGCAGGGAAGAGTTGGCTTTCTGCCCTTTAGGGGCTCTACTCCCTTATCATCAACCTGCATCAAACATGCAGGTCTTTCATTCTGTCTCCTGCAAAACCTCCCTCTTGGTTTTAGCACATATGGTTGTACAGGCCCTAAGTAGACCAGGACTCCTCAtcttagcctggagaagagaagactcaggggggaccttatcactctctgcaactacctgaagggaggttgtggtcaggtgggggctgggctctttttccaggcagctagtgacaggatgagagggcatggcctgaagctgcaccaggggaggtttagaaagggtgatcagacatcAGAATGGACAGCCGAGGGAAGTGGTAcagtcactatccctggaggtttttaaggaaagactgaatgtggcacttagtgccatggtctagctgatgtggtggtgttaggtcatagactggacttgatgatctcagaggccttttccagcctcaataattctgtgattctgtcatcttccttctattttatttctatctgAGTTTATGTGTGGTTTGTATGGATTTTCTGGGACCCCTGCTCAGCTCACAGCTACTATTGGCTCAACTGCAGAGATGTCTGTCTTTCCTGACTGGAGGTTGGAGGCTGATGGAAGGACATGGGAGCCCTGCAACCTCTTCAAGTTGCCATTTTCTGGCCAAGCCAATCGGTAGGATGGGACCATAGAGGGAAGCATCTGTTCTGTGGGCCCATGAGGTTTTCTGCACACGTTGAGCAAAGCCTTCAGTTCTGATCGGAAGCTGTCGTTGAGCCAGCAGTAGATGAAGGGGTTGTAGCAGGTGCTGCTCATAGCGAACCAATGAAAGGCAAAGTACAGGGCATTGTTGGTGTAGATGGtctggctggagaggaggacGACATAACAATTCAAGGGGAACCAGCAGACTGCAAAAAGGATGACAACAAGCATCAGCATCTTTATGGTCTTCTTATTCTTCTTGCGAAGGGCCAAGTATTGCTCAGTGGTGACGTCCCCGATGATGTTGCGCAGCCAGAGTTTCTTGGCCACTGTCATGTAGGCAGCAGAGATGATCAGAAGGGGCAGGACATAGAGCAAAATGAAGGTTGTTAAGTCAAGGTACTTCCAGAAGAGGTCAGCAGGCTCGGGGAAATCAGGCAGGCACAGGCACCGAGTGACCTCCTCACTGCGGGTGGAGACACCAAACGGGGGGTGAGAGTGCAGGTGGCTGAGCACACTGGGAGAAGTACACCAGAAACAAGGAGGTAGGTGGGAGAGGACTCCTAACATAGAGCCTGGAGGCAGACAGACCCTTCATTTATGCAGATGTGGTGCAGTTAAAtggagctctgctgcccagagaTATGAGCCATGGAGCAGCCTGAGAGCAACGTGGTGATTATTTCTCATGGGCATTCATGACCTTATGATAATTTTATGAATTTCATCAATTACAGAATTTCCAGCTGCAAAGAAGCACGTTTTCATTCTCTGTCCTTTGGCAAATAGAAACACAGTCTTTGCACATATTAAGGACCTTTCCCTCATTAAAGCACTTTCCAAATATCAAGGCTTATTACAGCATTTTACGGAAACAAGCAGCTGAGgcagttttttttctactttcccATGGCTAAAGAGTAGATTAAAACCTTTtagattttttccccatttatgGTCTGTCCAAACAGGTCAGATTGGTCCCTCACGTAAAATGCCAGTGTGCAGACACAGAGGCCCCAGGCCAGATCCTCTAATTTCTTAGCTCATTTCATGTGATTAGTATGACAGaataaagctaaaataattaaaaataggaaCAGGGAGAGTATATGAGCTATTGCAAAAGAAatctataaagaaaaattacagactAGATCTATATTTGTCTAACATGGACATAAGCTCAGGGCCTTTAGTAGAAGATGGTGAAGTATAACCACTGAGAGTCTGgcctccagggatgctgtggaggaaagcaaagcacATCCTTACCTGTATTTGTAAATAAAGAGTTTTTGGTAGATAGCATGTGGCAGGGAAAAACAAGTTGCCATGATCCAGATTGCAGAAACATAGATAACACCTTTTGCAGTAGATATGCGAGGTTTCAGAGGGTGCATTATAACCTGTGCAAAATAAACCAATATTCAGGCTTATgtcatttcagaaaataatgatataatttttaatgcaatcTTCCAGCCTTAAATCTCTTAAAGTGGAAATGTATGATGCAGGCACTACTGTCTTCACCCAGCTCTACAGACTCTAGGCTGTACATGaaagcctgtttttttcctccatggaaATGGATAAAGTCAGACCCCAGTCCTACCCTCTCATTTCGATACTTACATCGAGGTGGAGAGAACTGGATACCACCAGTGGGTCTTGCAGAACTGTTCATCTCCAGGTTCAGTTTACTTAGTAGGAGAAAATAGTCTCAGACTCTTCAGTATTGGCGACCCAAAGAGCCATGGGTTTGTGATTTGACCAGATCTCCCTGGGGGGTCTCCTGACAGCCAGTGTATTTTCTGGAAACTTTGAAGATTTCTAGCAGAAAATGCCAACTATACTGGAGTGTTTTGCACAGTTGTTGGGTGAATCCAAGCTGATAATGCCCCACTGTCCCCACTTTTGAACCCATTATTAACGGCAAGTCACAGCTCTGCTTGTGACCAACACCACTATGGTACAGTCAGCCTTTCAGTACTCAGGGAAACAAGGAGTGAGACATCCCACAGCAAAGGgagacagagctgcagaagctgaCCAGAATATCCCAGCATCATGATGCTGTTCCTCCATGGGCCAGACAAACCTCCCTGGCAGAGGGTTACATTAATTGTTATCAGGATCTTGGACTTTCTCATTTGAGAGCTCCTGGATTACCCACAGCAGAAAAGATCCCATTCCCCAGTTGGAAATGATCACAAGGTGATGGACATCTCCCTTCTCCCACCTTGCTGGCAGGCTTGAAACTAGTCTTTCCTTTTGACAGTAAGGACTGCTCTCTCACCCTGTCATCTCATCATGCATTTTACATTAATCTGGGAGCTGAGAAGGAAAGGACTTGGGATCACCCTTTCTCACTTCAACTATACCTCCCCAAGCTTTCCATCTGTCTGCTTCAGAGAGCTCTCACCTGGTGTCTGTCCACAGCAATGGCTGTGAGGGTCAAGGCAGAGACATGGAGGGAGCAGTACTGTGCAAACCTACTGACGTGGCACATCCCTTTCCCAAATATCCAGCTGCTGTTCACAAAACGAGCCTAAAACCAGAATACCATTAGTTTTGTGCACCCACACACACCTCCACACGCTTATAGATACCTGAGATACCTCTGGCACAAAATTACTTGTGCCAAgtagaagatatttttaagattGTAGGTTCTTGGTATAGTTGTATTGAGCACTGAAGAGGCAGGCTAATgctgctgagtgtcctgacaATATGTTCCAAGACATTACATCACCACAATACCAAAggtatttattttggtttattcaCAGTGTGTTCTTCTGTAGTCTAACTACTGAGTCCATAcattcatttttcccttttaagcTCTTCTTACAGGACTGAGCTGACCTGTACACCTTACCTTACTTCAAAGCAAATTACAGCTTTTCATCACAACTTGAAAAACAATGGTAAGAATTACACTTTTTCTTCAAGAGGTTCAGAGTATTACCTGGGAaatagaaaagggaaaaaaaaaaaaaaagaaaaaaagaaaaaagaccaaataCTACCTAGTGCTAAGTAACCACTGTGATGCTATCATTGTTC carries:
- the GPR83 gene encoding G-protein coupled receptor 83, whose product is MLCCFVWLSLPGLINAFVTPGKLRLNESLESFVIPNISGFFSWDNDSLADWQSFAGRSRYGAESQSITVKALLVVAYSFIIVFSLFGNVLVCHVVIKTKRMHSATSLFIVNLAVADIMITLLNTPFTLARFVNSSWIFGKGMCHVSRFAQYCSLHVSALTLTAIAVDRHQVIMHPLKPRISTAKGVIYVSAIWIMATCFSLPHAIYQKLFIYKYSEEVTRCLCLPDFPEPADLFWKYLDLTTFILLYVLPLLIISAAYMTVAKKLWLRNIIGDVTTEQYLALRKKNKKTIKMLMLVVILFAVCWFPLNCYVVLLSSQTIYTNNALYFAFHWFAMSSTCYNPFIYCWLNDSFRSELKALLNVCRKPHGPTEQMLPSMVPSYRLAWPENGNLKRLQGSHVLPSASNLQSGKTDISAVEPIVAVS